The sequence AAGGTCCGCAACCTCGTCAGGGCCATCGGTCTTGGCGAAAGCGCGCTGAACCGCTATCCGCACAGTTTCTCAGGCGGCCAGCGGCAACGTATCGGCATCGCAAGAGCGCTGGCGCTCGGTCCCGAGCTTCTCATTTGTGACGAGCCGGTTTCCGCTCTCGATGTCTCGGTACAGGCGCAAATTCTCAACCTGCTGAAGGATCTTCAGCAGGATCTCGGCCTCACCTATCTCTTCATCTCGCATAATCTGGCCGTGGTGGACTATATGGCCGACCGCGTGGCCGTGATGTGCGAAGGCCGCATCGTCGAACTTGCGCCGCGGGAACTCCTGATGCGCTCTCCGGTTCACCCCTATACGAAATCCCTGCTGGCAGCCGTGCCATTCCCCGATCTCGACCGTCCCCTCGATTTCCGCACCATCGGCAAGATCAGTGCAACCGGCAAGTTCGACTGGGGCAAGCAGTTCCGCGACGAGGGTGACGGCGAGATGATTTCCGCCGATCTCGGCGACGGCCATTTCGTCCTTGCCAACGGCAATGCCGACATCCGGGAGCTTCGCCCTTGATCACGCGCCGCACCACTCTTGCCCTGCTGGCCTCCGTCTTCCTGCCGGCCTATGCGCGGGCCGCCTATACCGATCCGGCCTATTTCAAGGAAAAGCGGGAAAAGGGCGAACTGCCGGATGTTGCAGAACGCCTGCCGAAAAATCCGCGCGTCATCGACATGAAATCGCTTGGCCGGGAGCCGGGAAAACACGGCGGCTCGGTACGCATGCTGATCGGCGGCCAGCGCGACATCCGGCTCATGCCGATCAGCAACTATGCCCGCCTTGTCGGTTATGACGAGAAATTCGAGCTGCATCCGGACATTCTGGAAAGCTACGACATCCAGGAAGAGCGCATCTTCACCTTCAAGCTGCGCGAAGGCCACAAATGGTCCGACGGCAGCGATTTCACGTCAGAGGATTTCCGTTATTTCTGGGAGGATGTCGCTCTCAACAGGGAAATCCACAAGGGTGGCCCCCCCATCGAACTGCTGGTCAATGACAAGCCGCCCCTGATCGAAGTCATCGACCGGCTGACCGTGCGTTACAGCTGGGACAGTCCGAACCCGGATTTTCTGGCGAAGCTTGCAGCAGCCTCCCCGGCGAGGCTGTTTTTGCCCGCCGCCTATATGAAACAGTTCCACGTCAAATATCAGACGGCGGAAAACCTCGCCAAGCTCATCAAGAAAAACAAGACGGATGACTGGAGCGGGCTGCATATCAAGATGTCACGGCAGGTCCGCCCGGAAAACCCCGACCTGCCGACGCTGGATGCCTGGCGCAACACCACAGCACCACCGGCCGAACAGTTCGTCTTCGAACGCAATCCCTATTACCATCGTGTCGACGAAAACGGTCTGCAGCTGCCCTATCTCGATCGTTTCCTGCTCAACGTCACGTCCTCCGATATCATTTCGGCCAAGACGGCATCCGGCGACAGCGACCTGCAATATTTCGGCCTCGATTTTGCCGATTACACCTTCCTGAAGGATGCGGAAAAGCGTTTCCCGCTGAAGGTCAATCTATACAAGCGCTCTCAGGGGTCGCGTATCGCGCTTCTGCCCAATCTCAATTGCGCCGACCCGGTATGGCGAGGCTGTTTCCAGGATGTGCGCGTGCGCCGCGCGCTGTCGCTCGCGATAAACAGGCATGAGATCAACATGGTCTGCTTTTACGGGCTGGCGAAGGAGAGCGCCGATACCGTTCTGCCGGAAAGTCCGCTTTACCGGCAGGAATTTGCGGACGCCTGGAGCGCCTTCGACCGGGCGACGGCCAACCGGCTGCTGGATGAGGCCGGTCTCGACAAACGCGACAATGCCGGCATCCGGCTTCTGCCGGACGGCCGTCCGGTCTATATCATTGTCGAGACGACAGGCGAAAGCACGCTCGAAACCGATGTGATGGAACTGGTGACGGATCACTGGCGGCATATCGGCGTGGCGGTTTCCGTGCGCCCTACCCAGCGCGATGTCTTCCGCAAGCGCGCCATGGGCGGCGAAGTGCTGATGTCGGTATGGATGGGCATGGACAACGGCGTGCCCACACCGGACATGCTGCCTTCAGGCCTTGCCCCCACCGGCGACGACCAGCT comes from Rhizobium rhizogenes and encodes:
- a CDS encoding ABC transporter substrate-binding protein, translating into MITRRTTLALLASVFLPAYARAAYTDPAYFKEKREKGELPDVAERLPKNPRVIDMKSLGREPGKHGGSVRMLIGGQRDIRLMPISNYARLVGYDEKFELHPDILESYDIQEERIFTFKLREGHKWSDGSDFTSEDFRYFWEDVALNREIHKGGPPIELLVNDKPPLIEVIDRLTVRYSWDSPNPDFLAKLAAASPARLFLPAAYMKQFHVKYQTAENLAKLIKKNKTDDWSGLHIKMSRQVRPENPDLPTLDAWRNTTAPPAEQFVFERNPYYHRVDENGLQLPYLDRFLLNVTSSDIISAKTASGDSDLQYFGLDFADYTFLKDAEKRFPLKVNLYKRSQGSRIALLPNLNCADPVWRGCFQDVRVRRALSLAINRHEINMVCFYGLAKESADTVLPESPLYRQEFADAWSAFDRATANRLLDEAGLDKRDNAGIRLLPDGRPVYIIVETTGESTLETDVMELVTDHWRHIGVAVSVRPTQRDVFRKRAMGGEVLMSVWMGMDNGVPTPDMLPSGLAPTGDDQLQWPVWGVHYLSGGREGKEPDLAEAAHLLDLLKKWRRSVTEEEREAIWLEMLGIYTQQVFSIGIVNGALQPVVHVKRMRNVPDKALFGYEPTSYLGVYMPDAFWYDGDA